GCACGCTGGAATgcagcatgaagaagaaagactcCTCACGTTAAATGAGTACATCGACCGCCATGGCCCTTTTGACCCGAGACTGCTTCACAAGACTTCCCCTAGCGCTTCTTCCGATCGGTGCCAACAACACGGACGAACTGAGACAGCTGGGTCAAAGCTCGATGAATCTTTGGACGGAaaagacaaggagaaggcGGTTGGAGTTTCCGAGGACACGGCAAGGGATGCATGCAGCCAACAACATTTAAGTGCTGAACCTCAGTGCGCTATTGGGTATCACGCCGCCATGTCACGTGGCTGAAGGTGTCTAGCTATGGATTGCTTAGAGATAATTAATAAATGATGCCACGGACTTGTTAAGCATAGCTTGgttcatgatgttgttcttaCTGAGTGTCGCATAGGTCGCGATCCATCGCTTGCTTGCCTTGCGCTTGTGCCACCAGCGTCACCGACTCGGCGCTAGCTGATAGTAAGCTTTAGTGACAGTGCCCTGTAACCCAGTAAAGCCAAAGCCGCGGCACCTGAGGTGCTAGCCAGATTCGGCGTTATTTAAGTGCGGTTACCACTAAATAATACCTAAGCGTAACAACAAACCTACCCATTTCCAGGCGCCAGAGATGCACCATTGCGAATCAAACTCCCGTCTAgatctgcatctgcatctgcatctttcAACAAAAGTGCTGTACGAAAAAGTTAAAATAGTCAGAAACAGCCAGTCCTTCACGAACCTCGATAGAGTGGATCAGGGTCTTGCCCGCGTCAGCCAACGTCTCGATACCATCAACGTCCGTCCTCGTCTCTTAGCCATAGCAAACACTTCGCCTTGCAAACTCGTTCATGCTGTCGATCATTGCATTTGAGACGAGGCTAGTCTCACCCGTTCTGTAGTATCACGCTCTTCCCAAAGCTTCTACCCAGCTTCTCGAGCCAGATCTCCTCGGTTAGGAGCATAGTAAGAATACTTTGCTTTTGGAATATGTGTCCTTACTCGGGTTTGGTCCCAGTCCCGGTGATTATCTTATTAAAAAGCATAACGTCTAAGTTGGAGAGGCTCAATATCACGGCCAGGTTCGGAATGTTGACATACTCGTATCTTCGTTTCTGAAAGAATAATGTTTGCAAGTGAGAGCGAGTGAGATGAGCCTGGGTCGCTTCAACGAGTTGCTGAATTGTACGTCAGCAGCAACCCAGACATTATTTAAGACCACGTACGGCAAGTCAATGATTTTTGAGATTGCCAAGATAGCACAGTCTAGACAATTAGTAGACAAATATAAGATAGGAAGATCACAGAATGCCTCATATTTTGAGTTCTTATTACACAGGTGCAGAATCCTATGGCAAGCATTGTGGCAAACGGCGTTAACCTCTCTTTCTGCTCAACAGCCAGCGCCGATTAGAGGTCGCCGAGAAACCGCCAGCGAATCTTCAGGTTTGTATAGAAATGGACTCTTGCTTAAACTTTCCCTAGGGAAGCCTGGCCCAGTGTCCGACCGAAATGGACTGCACAAGAagtaagaagaagatttCTTTAGGTATAAGGATATAAATAGTTTGTGCCAGATACGTTAGCGGTTGGGGTGGTTGATAGTCGTGGCGTGAGGAAGAGTCAGTCTCACGATATCCATTTGGCCGCCTTGGGCTGAGCGTCGGTCGCTGGCATGAGAATTCTCCATTGCTCACTGTTGtagatgatggtggagatgaagagagacaaagaacaagaagagtaATAAAGGGGGAGATTACGGTAAGTGTATTCGTCATCTCTGCGTTTGTCGTTGTTTGTTCTGACTGGTGAATGCAGACTGCGTTTGTATCCTCAGGCCTCTAGGTGCCCTGCCCCTCAGCCTTCAGGCCACCTGACAGTGCACTCACTGGCTTGCTAGGGACCTTGGGCGTTGGAGAAAGATACCCACCCAATTAGGCTAGCTTGGATCAACTTCAGACTTTTGTTTGGCCTCACGTAACTTGATCTACCCTAAACACCTCTGCTCGATCTTGCACCTTGAAATATCATGCCTTTTATCCCCGCCAGAAGGTTAACGCATCTTTGTATTGATGCGTCTTCTGTATGGGCGGCAACCCTTTGCGGCGGAATAATGCACGCGTCATCTTGTGATGGAGGGGTTTCAATTTTATAGACATCTAGTCAGACCGAaaggagaacaagacatGACCATGTCCGACCAGTACACTATAACAATGGGGGAAAAAACCAAACAACTTCAATCAAAGAGGGATCTTCCCTTTGTTGGACGGGggccttttcttcaagagtAGGCTCGTCCCGTGGTTTGCCATGGCCACTGGGGCGCTGCGTCAGAGTTGTGACGGGATCGGACTGACTCTGGCTGCCCGAAGACTGCAAAAGGTGAGTAAATCGACTTGGCCAAATAATAAAGTGATCGTACCTTGGGCGAGCGGTGGAGTTGACAGACTTGAGACTGCAGTTCCAGATCGCGAACTCTATCTTGCAATGCTTTAACATGATCTATAGCCATAATGCCGCCAGGTTCGGCTTGCGCGGATGACTGCACATCAGGAGACCTGGGCTTGAGGGCCTTTTCAGGCTCAAGCTTGTTCGTGGGAGCCATTGGTTGAGAGCGGTTGATTTCGGACAAGATTGGGAGCAGAGATAGAATTGACCTTGAATGTGCGAGCCTAGGATTTATACCTGAAATTAAGAGCGTGAGTGTTTTCAAGACTTTTTGAAAAGTCGTGCTGGATGATAAGGGACACCCAGACTGTCAGATGAGCAATAGTAGACCATATGGTCtgcctcctcttcagacTGGATTTGTTCCTTTCCCTAGAGAGGCAAATAAGCTAGTGCAGGCACCCGAAACATAAGCGCTAGTTCATTGACTGTCAGGGGCGGTGAGGGCACATGCATTCAGATGCTGCGTATTGAAGTCAGAATTCGACAGGGTCAATGCTGATGTCTCATGTTGCGTCCGGGCTTAAGACGCCAGAAGATCCCGACTGGCCTCAGTGTGACGGTAAACAAGATATACGGATGCGACGAGCTTAATCTGCCTGACAAGTTGGACACTAAGAAACAAGGATCACAGCCACTTTCTGCATCGTTGCTGGGAACCCTATTGGGAGTGTTTAGTGGTATTGATGTCCAAGTTATGAGCTAGGAGTGTTACTTGCaattgagacttgtggctgagaacTTCTTCCGGCTGAGAGAACTTGGGGAGTGTTTAAAGTAGTCCAACGCTCACCCTAATCTTGAGTAACTGATTTCTCATCATAAGCTcgcggagaagaagaaagcggCATGTGGGATTAGTTACACAGAGGTGGCATGGGTAAATGCAACAGGTCATTATAGTAAGCATGTCCCTTACATATTTTTGCTATGAGGCTTGCTACGACAAATCGGGGAATTTGAATACCCTAGACCGGATTAGCGAAGTAATGTCCTTTGTACTAGCGTCAATATCCTGGTTATGATAATAGTTATTGTATGGGACCTAGAACTTTCTAATGGACCATCATGCTATTTTTATTTTCTCCGCATCCATATCTAGATACGTTTATTCCTCTGAGAAAGCCCGCTCTCACGCTTGCTAAATTTGAATCATGCTGTTACATGAGTGGAAGCCACAGGACCTTACAAGTACTCAGGTGCGCTGACCAAAAGAGACTCACGTAAGGCacaagaaaggaaagaaaacagtCTATCTCTGGATTTTCTTATAATAGAAACCGTTATTACTATTACAAGATTGATGGAGGTAATTAATAGGCTGTTGCAAGAAGCCACCTCTTATGAACGAGGATCGGGCCTCCATGTCAGGCTCCGATTACTTATCTATCGGTAGAGAGAGAATTGCGAGAACGGAGAGGAAAGCGCTGAGAATTGGGGTACAAGCGGACAGGAAGACACTGGACCTAGGCAAAATTGCTTTTGGTGCTTTTGACAAGCTTTGGCAACTTGGTCAATGTTACCCTAGAACCAGTGGATTATCATAACAACCATCAAGGTTTAAGCGGGGTATCGTGTAATGATCTGATTACCTTTGGAGTGCCAAGCTTATATTTTCTATTTCTTAGATTGATAGTCCCGCTTTCCTCGTGATGCTTGGAGAGCATCTGATGCCTACCCCGGTTCGATCAATCACGGGTTGGATGACAGTACGGATAGCTCTATGTCCTTATCAGCGCGGTTGCGGTAGTGATGCTCGACCGATAGAGCTAGTCCTGGATGGGTTAAGTTTTTTCGGTTAACCATTATTAGGGTGTACCTCTTTTGGCTGCTAAACACTGCTTGCATACAAGTGCTGTCTATCACTAATAAAAGGGCATAAAATACTGCGTAAAATCCTAGCAGGGAGGATATATCGGAGTGAAAGAGTATCAAAGTATTTACTTTAGATTGACGTCTAATCTTAACTCAAGTTAGGACTGTTAGAGAGAGTATAGCGGATATGTACGGCTGGTGAGGACAGAGCGGCGTCCCCACTTGATTAGTCAGGCCAGGTCGGTTGACCAGGTGACGTCAAAACAACAGACCCCAATCAATGCGCCGCTCTATCTAATATGTTCACCACGAACTATTATCAATAAGCAAGCAAAAATGCGCACTGCTGATATCCAAAACTGGCGGCAAGAGATAGAAACAACAGGGCCTGAGTATTGCGACACGTTTTACGATTTTTCTTGCCCCAGAGATTATCAATTTCCTCAGTCCCTTCCGTTATCGCCACCAGATTCCCAAAGCGAGACCAGGAAACGActcatggatgatggctcGGAGCCAGCGGCTAAGAGACGCAGGGGGCAAGAAGATACTGATAGGACACCAAGAGCCCCTCGAAGTCAGCGAACGAGGGGATTTCCAACAACATCAGATGCCCCAGGCTTTGCGCGAGATGCTCAAGCCCACTCGGTGACAGCATCGCAATCAACGCAATCACAAGCATCTGGTCGCTCGTCACCTTCGAAGCAACTCGCATCACTTGAGATCAGTCCCAGCGGGTTCGAGCCGCGCGAGTTCACCGTGGACGATGTTGATTTGCCACGGCAACTTTGCGACATACTCGATGGGCTACAGGATATTAAGAATAGCGCATTCGGGATTATCTCACGCGATTTCGAGGAGGAAATCACCAAACTTGCCAAAACCGATCGTCAATTTTCTCGGGTCCGAAGCCACATGTTTGCGGACTTAAGCGTTCGCGATAAATTCGGCCCTACACCTTCTCCCGAGGACGCGCGGAGCTTGGCTACGGCAGCAGCCGATTGCCACGTTACAGTGCAAAACGAAGCTGGATGGAACATGATGGTACACTATCCTCTCTTGTCCCTGGCCGTTTATGGCTCCCAGCGTCAAAAACAGCTCGTTGGAGTCGCGCCTTGCAcaactgccaagatcatccagGAGTATCTACAATCGCCAacacaagccaagatgattGACTTTTGCATCTATCTCGATCCAAAGGATAACGCATCACAAGTCGAAGAGGCGCGGAGGATTTTACCATGCGGCTATGTCAATCACACTGACTTTTATTCGTTGCGCAATCGTCCCATCGCTCTGAGCATTGAGACCAAGGGCGCGAGTAGTACGCCAGCAGGGTCTGCTGAGTTGCAGATAGGGACATGGCACTCAGCGCAGTGGCGGTTTCTGGAAGACCTGGTTTCACGCAATGCTGGTTCTATGGATGGGCTGCCGTTTTTACCTGCTATCATCGTCCAGGGACATCAGTGGAGTTTTGCTGCCACGACAAGAGAGGGGCAGAAGACGGTCTTGTGGCTACCATTCCAGTTTGGTTCGACAGATGATGTGATAGGTGTTTATAAGACTGTCTTGGGACTTCAGCAACTATGTCGCTGGGTTGATGGTGTCTTCTGGCCATGGTATAAGAGAAACGCGCTGAGTATATCAGAGGATAGGGATTATACATCATAGTTGTGCTTCAACCATTAGTGGGTAGCATGGAGTTTTGTGAATTCCTTTATGTATTTCTGTATTTTCTACAAGATACCCAAGTAGCGTATGCAGATATTGATAAACCAGCCAGTCTAGAAACAGCTAGAGAGAAGAACCGTGCTACCTGGAACTCGTTGTTCGTGGTGTGACACGGGACACTGGGATGATAAACGGGACGCGTTTTGAGTTGCAGCTAAACGTCGATAGATGAAAACGCGCCCCGTTTTGAGCAGGAGTACTTGAGCAGGATCTGAGCCAAATACCACTTAAGGGCGTTGCACCCTCTGCCAGAGACTCGCAGGCTTCTGCCGTGTCTTCCCTAATCCAGAGGGGTTCCTCCTTGGGGTTTCCTAACTTATAGCTTGCTAGATTGCATCCGACATCACGAGGTACAGAGAAGTCGTCGTCGCAAGGTTTCTCCTCCATAGCCGGCGCACATATGTGTCCTCACTCAAGTTCTCAGAGGCGTCAAAACACTCAATGGAGAAGTGCCGCAGCAGATCCTATCAGAACTCTCAACACTTGGAAAATCGAACTGCCAGCTACTTATTCGCTCGGAA
Above is a window of Fusarium verticillioides 7600 chromosome Unknown supercont3.28, whole genome shotgun sequence DNA encoding:
- a CDS encoding hypothetical protein (At least one base has a quality score < 10), with product MRTADIQNWRQEIETTGPEYCDTFYDFSCPRDYQFPQSLPLSPPDSQSETRKRLMDDGSEPAAKRRRGQEDTDRTPRAPRSQRTRGFPTTSDAPGFARDAQAHSVTASQSTQSQASGRSSPSKQLASLEISPSGFEPREFTVDDVDLPRQLCDILDGLQDIKNSAFGIISRDFEEEITKLAKTDRQFSRVRSHMFADLSVRDKFGPTPSPEDARSLATAAADCHVTVQNEAGWNMMVHYPLLSLAVYGSQRQKQLVGVAPCTTAKIIQEYLQSPTQAKMIDFCIYLDPKDNASQVEEARRILPCGYVNHTDFYSLRNRPIALSIETKGASSTPAGSAELQIGTWHSAQWRFLEDLVSRNAGSMDGLPFLPAIIVQGHQWSFAATTREGQKTVLWLPFQFGSTDDVIGVYKTVLGLQQLCRWVDGVFWPWYKRNALSISEDRDYTS